One part of the Solea solea chromosome 16, fSolSol10.1, whole genome shotgun sequence genome encodes these proteins:
- the LOC131474887 gene encoding dexamethasone-induced Ras-related protein 1-like produces the protein MIKKTSPTDNEFNIPAKNCHRMVILGSTKVGKTAIISRFLNERFDEQYTPTIEDFHRKFYSIKGDVYQLDILDTSGNHPFPAIRRLSILTGDVFILVFSLDNRESFQEVKRLKRQIHETKSCLRNKTKENVNVPVVICGNKCDRDFYREVQEDEIEQLVDGDEHCAYFEISAKKNTNVDQMFQTLFNLAKLPNEMSPDRHCKVSLQYCELLQRKSLKNKKCKDGNAYGIVAPFARRPSVHSDLMYIKEKAVGGSQNKEKGCIIC, from the exons ATGATTAAGAAAACGTCGCCAACCGACAATGAGTTCAACATACCGGCGAAGAACTGCCACAGGATGGTGATTCTGGGCTCCACTAAAGTTGGCAAAACAGCAATCATATCCAGGTTTCTAAACGAGAGGTTCGACGAGCAGTACACGCCGACCATTGAGGACTTTCACAGGAAATTCTACAGCATCAAGGGGGACGTTTACCAACtggacattttggacacatCTGGAAATCACCCCTTCCCTGCAATTAGGAGGCTTTCAATTCTGACTG gtgATGTGTTCATCCTCGTTTTCAGTCTGGATAACAGAGAGTCCTTCCAGGAGGTGAAACGGCTTAAGCGTCAGATTCACGAGACCAAGTCATGCCTGCGAAACAAAACCAAGGAGAACGTGAACGTCCCGGTGGTCATCTGCGGCAACAAGTGTGACAGAGACTTTTATCGTGAGGTGCAGGAGGACGAGATCGAGCAGTTGGTGGATGGAGACGAGCACTGCGCATACTTTGAGATCTCAGCCAAGAAAAACACCAACGTAGACCAGATGTTTCAGACTCTCTTTAACTTGGCGAAGTTGCCCAACGAAATGAGCCCCGATCGGCACTGCAAAGTCTCCCTACAGTACTGCGAGCTTCTCCAGAGAAAGTCGTTGAAAAACAAGAAGTGCAAAGACGGGAACGCATATGGGATTGTGGCGCCGTTTGCACGCAGACCCAGCGTGCACAGTGACTTGATGTACATAAAAGAGAAAGCTGTCGGAGGAAgtcaaaacaaagagaaaggctGCATCATATGTTGA